TATCTACCATGATAATAGGCTCTCGTTGAGGTATTAATGCCTTAATCTGTTCTTTGTCTGAAACTGGAAGTGTATTAATAGCCATAGTAGTCTTTTTAAAACGGTTCAAAAATACAATAAATGGTACTTGTGTAGTGAGATATTAACGGGACTTGTACACAGATTACTCTTAAGTTTATATTTAGTTCCAAAACTTAAAATAATTAAACCACTGTAAAGGATATTTTTGAAGTACAAGTTCTAAATCTTGTATGTAAACTTTTAAAATTTCTTGTGCCGATTTTTGTTCGGTTTGTGTGGTACGCGTGTATAAATGGTAATGTGTTTTAGACGCTTTCATAACATATACAAAAGCAACAGGTGTTTTTAGTTTAGATGCTATTTGAAATGGTCCTGAAGGAAACTCTGCTTCTGCACCTAAAAAAGTATCTGTAAATGTTTTGGTATTATCTATATAGCGATCTCCTGTTATGCACACCAATTCTCCATTATTTAATGCTGCACTAATCTTATAGATATGAGAAAAGTCATTTTGAATAACTATTATCTTAAGGTTTGATTTGTGTGTAACCTTATTTAGGTACGCTTTAATGTGTTGGTGTTCTGCATCTGTAATAACTAGGTTTATTTGAGATTGTAAATCGATATCATCAAAAAAGAATTCTCCAATTTCAAAATTACCTATGTGGGCACTTATTAAAATACCGCCTTTTCCTTGTTTTAATAGTGCGTTTAGCTTCTCTATACCATCAAACTCATAAGTGAATTTATGTTTTAAACCACTACCAATAGCTGTTTTGTCTATAATAGTCTGTCCAAAAACTATATAGTTCTTATAAACAGACCAAAGGCTTTTAATGTTAGAGTATACTAGCCTTTTATTAAAATAATAAAATAAAGCTTTGGTGCTTTTAACGCTAAATAAGAGGTAATACAATGCTACAGGTACGAGGAGAATATAAGCTGCAGTAAGACCAAGATTCTTAATAAAGAATACAAAGATTTTATAGCCTAAAACTGTGCCTTTAGATTTTCCTTCCCATTTGGTAGCCATTAAAATGTAGGGGTTTGCTTAGTTTACCTTACGCTCAATAAGGTCGTAAAAATCTTGAAGGACAACCACGTTGGTAAAATCATCTCCTACAAGCTTCACTCCAAAGTTAGACTCAACCGCTACAACTAGGTCTACAAAGTCTAAGCTGTCTAACTCCAAGGTAGTTTTTAAATTTGCTTGAGGCGTAATATCATCTTCATCCGCCTCAAATTCATCTATGAGAAAATAATTTACCTTCTCAATGATTTGATCTTTAGTCATCTTCCGTTACAATTTTTTTGATAATTAATGCTGAATTGGTCCCGCCAAATCCAAAAGAATTGGACAAAAATACATTAAAATTTTTATCCATAGTTTTAGATACCAAGTTTAAATTTTGGGCAGCTTCATCAGGATGTTCCAAGTTAATATTAGGAGCAATAAACGAGTGTTGCATCATTAGCATAGAGTAAACAATTTCACTAGCTCCTGCCATCCAGCATTCGTGACCGGTCATAGATTTTGTACTGCTAACATAAGGCTTGTAGTCTCCAAATACCTTTGCAATAGCTAACGCTTCATTAGCATCTCCTACTGGTGTCGAAGTGGCGTGTGCGTTAACATAGGTAATTGTCTTAGGGTCTATGTTTGCCATCTGTATAGCTTTGTTCATTGCTATAGATGGCCCTTCGACATTTGGTGTGGAAATGTGCTCTCCATTAGATGAAAAGCCATAACCTATAATTTCTCCAAGAATTGGCGCACCTCTTTTAATTGCAGATTCATAACTTTCTATGACCACAGTAGCCGCGCCACCACTTGGTATTAAACCGTCTCTGTCTTTATCGAAAGGGCGTGAAGCTTTCTCCGGATTTTCATTGGTAGAAAAAACGCCTAGACCATCAAAACTACCAAAGGCTTCCTTATTAATTTCTTGAGCACCACCGCAAATTATAATATCCTGAAGGCCGCTTTTAATTAGGTGGTAGCCTAAACCAATGGCATGAGAACCACTTGCGCAGGCAGCACTAATAGTCATGTTTACACCTCTTAATTTAAAGATGGTAGAAAGATTCATGGTAACTGTGGAGTTCATAGCTTGAAAAATAGCTCCAGACCCAACTAATGTGGTGTCTTTCTTATCTCTAACTTTGTCTATTGAATCTATCACAGATTTTGCAGTGCTATCATTACCAAATAAGATGCCTACTTCATTTTCATTTAAATAGTCTTGAGATATTTTAGCATTTTCTAAAGCTTCAATTGTAGAAGCATAAGCGTAAAAACCTTCTTGTCCCATACTTATACGCTCTCTTCTTGACAGTTGTTTTTTAAGGTCTGGAAGCTCGACCATGCCAGAAAGACAAGACCTATACCCAAACTCTTTTCTATCTGGGTCATATTTAATACCAGACACACCATTATAAAGAGATTCTTTTACTTCAGAAAGATTTTTACCGATACAAGAATAAATTCCCATACCAGTGATGACCACACGTTTCATAATTTTAAATTTCTTGCATTATGAATAGATACCGCCATTAATATTAATGACTTCTCCGGTAATATACGAAGCATTTCTTGAAGCTAAAAAGGAGACTAAATGCGCAACTTCTTCTGCTTCTCCAAACCTATTGGCAGGAATTAACTTTTTAAGTTCCTTTTCATTAAGCTCACTTGTCATATCTGTATTTATAAAACCAGGAGCTACAGCATTTACGGTAACATTTCTTTTTGCCACTTCTTGTGCTAAAGCTTTAGTTGCAGCAACTACAGCACCTTTAGCGGCAGAATAATTGGTTTGGCCAGGTGTACCTTTTACGCCAGATACAGATACCATATTTATAATACGACCGTATTTATTTACCAATAATTGCTTAATAAGATGATTGGTGACATTAAAAAACCCATTTAAACTGGTATTTATAACACTGTTCCAATCTTGAGTTGTCATCCACATAAATAAGCCATCTTTATTTATACCTGCATTATTAACTAAAACTTCTATAACAGCTTCTGGGTTGCTTTCCTGCCAAGCGTCTAAAGATTTTGATACACTTTCTGCATTGGCAACATCAAATTTTAAAAGTTCAGCTTTATTGCCTTCAGCTTCTACAGCAACTTTTGTCTCATTTGCTGCAGTTTCATTGCTATTGTAGTTTATAAGGATTTTATAATCACTGTCTTTTGCTAGTTGAATGCAAACTGCTCTGCCAATACCTCTTGAGCCACCTGTAACCAATGCATATTTTGTTTTTTCTGACATATATGTAGTTTCTGTTATACAACAAAAATAGAGTGTTAGTCTTGCTCTATTTCAGTTTCAATAATAAATGATTTTACCTTATTAACATAAGGATACATAACCACATCTTCTTTAAAAGCGGGAACTATTTCTCTTATTTGATCAAAGAAAACCTTTGTTTTAGAAGATACTTTGTCTTTTACATCTAAGAACTCAATGGCTTGAACAATAGTTATTAATTCAATAGCTACAACTTCAAAAGCATTTTCAATTACTTTCTTAGTGATTAAAGCAGCATTTGTGCCCATACTCACAACGTCTTGGTTGTCATTGTTGTTAGGTATGCTATGTACATACATTGGGTTAGAAAGCATTTGATTTTCTGCAGTAGTAGAAGTTGCAGTAAATTGAACACCTTGCATCCCAAAATTTAAACCAAGTTGTCCTAAATTCACAAAAGGAGTGAGAATATTATTTAGTTTAGAATTTAGCAGGTAATTAAGCTGTCTTTCTGCAAGCATACTCAACTTAGCAACTACAATTTTTAACTTGTCCATCTCTAAAGACACATAGTCACCGTGAAAATTACCACCATGATATACTTGTTTATCTTTAACGTTTACAATAGGGTTGTCATTTGCAGAGTTTACTTCTTCAATCAGTATTTTTTCGACCATATTTAAAGTGTCTAACACAGGTCCTAATATTTGTGGAACACAACGTAAAGAATAATATTCTTGTACTTTTTCTTCGAAGACAGTAACGTTCTTGTTGTCTTTATAAAGGTGATGCTCTCTTTTTCGAGTTAATTTGCTATCAGATAAATGGTTGCGCATCATTTCTGCAATATCACGTTGCCCAACATGCTTTTTTGTATTATTAAGCTCAAAAGATAAATGATCATCATAAGCTTGTACAATTTCATTTATAGCAGAAGAACAGGCAACCATCCAATGTAAAAGACGTCTTGTGTAGAGTGTGTTTACAATGCCAATACCTGTCATAACAGAGGTGCCATTCATAATAGCTAAACCTTCTCTCAACTCTACTTTAATAGGATTTAAATTGTCTTTGGTAAACACATCTTTGGTTAATAAGCGTTGGCCTTTAACAAAAACTTCGCCTTCACCTATTAAAACAAGAGCCATATGTGCAAGTTGTACTAAGTCTCCACTCGCGCCAACACCACCATGCTCATAAATTAAAGGTGTAATATCTTTATTTATTAGTTCTGCCATTAAAGCTACAACAGATTTGTGAACGCCAGAATTTCCTAAGCACAATGTGTTTAGTCTTGCTAACATTGCTGCTTTTACATAACGTCCTGTTAATGGGTTGCCAGTTCCAGAAGCATGACTTCTTATTAAGTTGTATTGTAATTGTATGCGTTGGGAGTCTTCAATCTTATATTGTGCCATTGGGCCAAACCCAGTATTTACACCATAAATAACTTTATTTTCAGAAAACGATTTTAAAAAATTGAAGCTTTCTTCAACAAGCTCTGTAACAGATTTATCTATGGTAATCTGTTCTTTATTAAAAACAACTTGGTAAAAATCTGAGATTTCTAATTTACCCTTTAGTGTAAACATGTATTATAATTCTTAGTGTTCTATTCGGGAAGAATAAATTTTAAAAATAATTTGAGCTACAAATGTATACTAAAACTAAGTATCTGTAATTTTAGGGCATGAAAAATATAAAAACAGATGTTCTTGTTATTGGAGCAGGACCTTCTGGATGTGTTGCATCTGCATATCTACAGGCTAACAACATAGATGTGTTAGTTGTTGAAAAAAGTAAATTTCCAAGATTTGTTATTGGAGAAAGTCTACTGCCTAGATGTATGGATCACTTTGAAGAGGTAGGACTTTTAGACTGTCTTAAGGCTGAAGGTTTTGAGGTTAAATCTGGCGCACGATTTATTAAAGGAAATAAAGTGTGTGATTTTGAGTTTGATAAGAAATTTAGTCCTGGTTGGGATTGGACATGGCAAGTGCCTAGAGCAGATTTTGACCACGCCCTAACAAACGAATTGCAACGAAAAGGAGTTTCAATATATTTTGAACATGAAGTTGTAGACGTTGAATTTTATAAGGATGGAAGCTCTAAGACTTCACTTAAAGACAGAAATGGTGTTATTACTGTGGTTGAAGCTAAGTTTGTAATAGATTCAAGCGGTCATGGAAGAGTTTTACCAAGATTATTGGGTCTAGACAAACCATCAAAAATACCTAAGCACTCGTCTTTATTTACCCATGTAAAAGATTTAAGAAGACCTTC
This region of Croceibacter atlanticus HTCC2559 genomic DNA includes:
- a CDS encoding LpxL/LpxP family acyltransferase; the encoded protein is MATKWEGKSKGTVLGYKIFVFFIKNLGLTAAYILLVPVALYYLLFSVKSTKALFYYFNKRLVYSNIKSLWSVYKNYIVFGQTIIDKTAIGSGLKHKFTYEFDGIEKLNALLKQGKGGILISAHIGNFEIGEFFFDDIDLQSQINLVITDAEHQHIKAYLNKVTHKSNLKIIVIQNDFSHIYKISAALNNGELVCITGDRYIDNTKTFTDTFLGAEAEFPSGPFQIASKLKTPVAFVYVMKASKTHYHLYTRTTQTEQKSAQEILKVYIQDLELVLQKYPLQWFNYFKFWN
- a CDS encoding phosphopantetheine-binding protein, whose amino-acid sequence is MTKDQIIEKVNYFLIDEFEADEDDITPQANLKTTLELDSLDFVDLVVAVESNFGVKLVGDDFTNVVVLQDFYDLIERKVN
- a CDS encoding beta-ketoacyl-[acyl-carrier-protein] synthase family protein codes for the protein MKRVVITGMGIYSCIGKNLSEVKESLYNGVSGIKYDPDRKEFGYRSCLSGMVELPDLKKQLSRRERISMGQEGFYAYASTIEALENAKISQDYLNENEVGILFGNDSTAKSVIDSIDKVRDKKDTTLVGSGAIFQAMNSTVTMNLSTIFKLRGVNMTISAACASGSHAIGLGYHLIKSGLQDIIICGGAQEINKEAFGSFDGLGVFSTNENPEKASRPFDKDRDGLIPSGGAATVVIESYESAIKRGAPILGEIIGYGFSSNGEHISTPNVEGPSIAMNKAIQMANIDPKTITYVNAHATSTPVGDANEALAIAKVFGDYKPYVSSTKSMTGHECWMAGASEIVYSMLMMQHSFIAPNINLEHPDEAAQNLNLVSKTMDKNFNVFLSNSFGFGGTNSALIIKKIVTEDD
- the fabG gene encoding 3-oxoacyl-ACP reductase FabG, translated to MSEKTKYALVTGGSRGIGRAVCIQLAKDSDYKILINYNSNETAANETKVAVEAEGNKAELLKFDVANAESVSKSLDAWQESNPEAVIEVLVNNAGINKDGLFMWMTTQDWNSVINTSLNGFFNVTNHLIKQLLVNKYGRIINMVSVSGVKGTPGQTNYSAAKGAVVAATKALAQEVAKRNVTVNAVAPGFINTDMTSELNEKELKKLIPANRFGEAEEVAHLVSFLASRNASYITGEVININGGIYS
- a CDS encoding HAL/PAL/TAL family ammonia-lyase; translation: MFTLKGKLEISDFYQVVFNKEQITIDKSVTELVEESFNFLKSFSENKVIYGVNTGFGPMAQYKIEDSQRIQLQYNLIRSHASGTGNPLTGRYVKAAMLARLNTLCLGNSGVHKSVVALMAELINKDITPLIYEHGGVGASGDLVQLAHMALVLIGEGEVFVKGQRLLTKDVFTKDNLNPIKVELREGLAIMNGTSVMTGIGIVNTLYTRRLLHWMVACSSAINEIVQAYDDHLSFELNNTKKHVGQRDIAEMMRNHLSDSKLTRKREHHLYKDNKNVTVFEEKVQEYYSLRCVPQILGPVLDTLNMVEKILIEEVNSANDNPIVNVKDKQVYHGGNFHGDYVSLEMDKLKIVVAKLSMLAERQLNYLLNSKLNNILTPFVNLGQLGLNFGMQGVQFTATSTTAENQMLSNPMYVHSIPNNNDNQDVVSMGTNAALITKKVIENAFEVVAIELITIVQAIEFLDVKDKVSSKTKVFFDQIREIVPAFKEDVVMYPYVNKVKSFIIETEIEQD